One Anaerobaca lacustris genomic region harbors:
- a CDS encoding PEP-CTERM sorting domain-containing protein: MIGFASGGSESFVIVPAPATGLLGLLGLGTAGVTLRRRGVSGRRAA, encoded by the coding sequence GTGATCGGCTTCGCCAGCGGCGGCAGTGAATCGTTTGTCATCGTCCCAGCGCCTGCCACCGGCCTGCTGGGTCTTCTGGGCTTGGGGACGGCAGGCGTGACGCTGCGTCGGCGAGGGGTGTCCGGCCGCCGGGCCGCGTAG